The genomic window GCGCAAAGTAGATATTTTTTCATAGAAATTAAATTAAAGATCAACTCAAATGTAATATAATTCCGAATTCGACGGAACTTAAAACAATCACAAAAAAAGCACAAAAAAAACCTATACTTTTTAACAGTATAGGTTTTAATATTTTTTAAAACAATGTGTTTTATTCGTTCTCTATTTTTCGTGGAGAATCTTCAATTTGAAGCGCGCCCGAAGTCAGTAAAGGCTGATTATACGCATGAGCTATTGAAGCCTGTTGACGAATGTAAGCCATTTTTATTGCTGCAATTGCAGCTTCTGTTCCCTTATTACCGTGAACTCCTCCGCTTCTGTCAATTGACTGCTGCATATTATTATCTGTTAAAACACAGAAAATAACAGGAATATCCGTTTGAACATTCAAATCTTTAATTCCTTGAGTAACGCCTTCGCAAACAAAATCAAAATGTTTTGTTTCTCCTTGAATTACACATCCAATTACGATAACAGCATCTACATTTTGGGTTTGAAGCATTTTTTTTGCACCGTAGATTAACTCAAAACTTCCTGGAACGTTCCAACGAATAATTTGCTGGGCAGGAACATCGCAATCAACCAAAGCATCAAAAGCACCATTATAAAGTCCTTCTGTTATAGTATCATTCCATTCAGAAACAACAATCCCAAATCGAAAGTCTTTCGCATTTGGGATTGTGTTTTTATCGTATTCTGATAGATTTTTATTTTCAGTAGCCATCTGTTATATTTTAGATTTTTTAATTTAGTCCCGAAGCCTCGGGATAGATTCTTAAATACAAATCTACAATCTTAAATCTAAAGTCTAAAATTTTTATTGTGCTAATCCAATCAAAGCATCAACAGATGCTGCTTCTGGAGTACTGTCGTAGTTATCTTTAAT from Flavobacterium fluviale includes these protein-coding regions:
- the ribH gene encoding 6,7-dimethyl-8-ribityllumazine synthase encodes the protein MATENKNLSEYDKNTIPNAKDFRFGIVVSEWNDTITEGLYNGAFDALVDCDVPAQQIIRWNVPGSFELIYGAKKMLQTQNVDAVIVIGCVIQGETKHFDFVCEGVTQGIKDLNVQTDIPVIFCVLTDNNMQQSIDRSGGVHGNKGTEAAIAAIKMAYIRQQASIAHAYNQPLLTSGALQIEDSPRKIENE